A stretch of the Candidatus Methylopumilus planktonicus genome encodes the following:
- the era gene encoding GTPase Era has product MSKQKITRCGTIAIVGRPNVGKSTLLNYLVGSKISITSKKAQTTRYQLLGIQTIDDTQFLFIDTPGFQLKHLNLMNKGLNKIVHQVLSDVDVVLFVIESRGMTEEDHAVMKLIPKDRPTILVMNKVDLMKDKNALLEQIKTMSETYTFKAMVPVSAKKNKHLDHLLSNVRDFLPEQPFIYGEDEITDKSERFLASEIIREKIFRLTGQEVPYSIAVEIEKFEVEGKLRRIFAAIIVDKDSQKPMLIGKDGEKLKQISSESRQDMEELFGGTVWLETWVKVKSGWSTDQRVLKSLGL; this is encoded by the coding sequence ATGAGCAAACAAAAAATTACGCGCTGTGGCACGATTGCAATTGTTGGCCGACCTAATGTAGGCAAGTCGACACTTTTAAATTATTTGGTAGGTAGTAAGATCAGTATCACCTCCAAAAAAGCGCAGACTACACGCTATCAATTGTTAGGTATTCAAACGATAGATGACACCCAGTTTCTATTTATTGACACGCCAGGATTTCAGCTTAAACATTTGAACCTCATGAATAAGGGTTTAAATAAAATCGTACACCAAGTATTAAGCGATGTGGACGTGGTTCTTTTTGTGATTGAGTCTCGAGGCATGACAGAAGAAGACCATGCGGTCATGAAACTCATTCCAAAAGATCGCCCGACGATTCTAGTCATGAACAAAGTAGATTTAATGAAAGACAAGAATGCACTTTTAGAACAAATCAAAACCATGAGCGAGACATATACTTTTAAAGCCATGGTGCCTGTGTCTGCTAAAAAAAATAAACACCTAGATCATTTATTATCTAACGTCCGAGACTTTTTACCGGAACAACCTTTTATCTATGGTGAAGATGAGATTACCGATAAGAGTGAAAGATTCCTTGCGTCTGAAATTATTCGAGAAAAAATTTTTCGTCTCACGGGCCAGGAAGTGCCTTATTCCATTGCGGTTGAAATTGAAAAATTTGAAGTCGAAGGTAAATTACGCCGCATTTTTGCCGCCATTATTGTTGACAAAGATAGTCAGAAGCCTATGTTGATTGGCAAAGACGGTGAGAAATTAAAACAAATTTCATCTGAGTCCAGACAAGACATGGAAGAGCTCTTTGGCGGTACAGTATGGCTTGAGACTTGGGTTAAAGTAAAAAGTGGCTGGTCGACAGATCAGCGTGTTTTAAAATCATTAGGCCTGTAA
- the acpS gene encoding holo-ACP synthase — MIFGIGTDVVEVSRIHESIEKFGDTFARRILSDSEFESYLKSSTQSRFLAKRFAAKEAFAKALGTGFRSPVRFQYIIVGHDDLGKPILEFDEELKDFLKQKNILSQHISISDEKNIATAFVVLET, encoded by the coding sequence ATGATCTTTGGTATTGGTACTGACGTTGTTGAAGTTTCACGCATTCACGAATCCATTGAAAAATTTGGTGATACTTTTGCGCGTCGTATTTTAAGTGATTCCGAATTTGAAAGTTACTTAAAGTCATCAACTCAATCTCGTTTTCTAGCGAAACGCTTTGCTGCCAAAGAAGCTTTTGCTAAGGCCTTGGGCACTGGGTTTAGATCGCCAGTACGTTTTCAATATATCATCGTAGGCCATGATGATTTAGGAAAACCTATTCTAGAATTTGATGAAGAATTAAAAGACTTCTTAAAACAAAAAAATATCTTAAGTCAGCATATTTCTATTTCAGATGAAAAGAATATTGCGACTGCCTTTGTAGTTCTTGAAACTTAA
- the pdxJ gene encoding pyridoxine 5'-phosphate synthase codes for MLKLGINIDHVATLRQARGTKYPSVVEAALRAEQAGADSITLHLREDRRHMQDEDIFAIRPLLQTKMNLELAATDEMIAIASRLKPQDVCIVPERREERTTEGGLNVKESYDHLHRATQTLTQQGSRVSLFIAPDLRDIDLAKKMGAPVIEIHTGRYADAENEVTKQKELKRVKEAAAHALSLGLIVNAGHGLHYHNVNLIAAIPGIEELNIGHAIVAHALFVGWDNAIREMKLLLRTYSK; via the coding sequence ATGTTAAAGCTCGGAATTAATATTGATCACGTAGCGACGCTACGACAAGCACGTGGTACCAAGTATCCAAGTGTTGTCGAGGCAGCGCTTCGTGCTGAGCAAGCGGGTGCAGATAGTATTACACTCCATCTTCGCGAAGATCGTCGTCATATGCAAGATGAAGACATTTTTGCCATTCGACCTTTGCTGCAAACAAAAATGAATTTAGAGCTGGCAGCCACTGATGAAATGATTGCGATTGCATCCCGTTTGAAACCACAAGACGTTTGCATCGTGCCCGAGAGGCGAGAAGAGCGAACGACTGAAGGGGGATTAAATGTAAAAGAATCTTATGATCACCTTCACCGTGCAACGCAAACTCTAACCCAACAAGGTAGTCGTGTATCACTTTTTATTGCACCTGATTTAAGAGATATTGATTTAGCGAAAAAGATGGGCGCGCCCGTAATTGAAATTCATACCGGTCGTTATGCAGATGCAGAAAATGAAGTGACAAAGCAGAAAGAATTAAAACGTGTCAAAGAAGCTGCAGCGCATGCGTTATCATTAGGGCTTATTGTGAATGCTGGTCATGGGCTTCATTATCATAATGTGAACTTAATTGCAGCCATTCCTGGCATTGAAGAGCTTAATATTGGACATGCGATTGTGGCGCACGCATTATTTGTAGGGTGGGATAATGCGATCCGTGAAATGAAATTACTATTACGTACGTATTCGAAGTAA
- the lpdA gene encoding dihydrolipoyl dehydrogenase: MANTFQITVPDIGNFDSVEVIEVIVKIGDMIKKEDSLITVESDKASMDIPSTHEGKVTKIDLKVGDKVKQGSNILVIELSGSSDKPQKVENKTETKETAKKEAPSRAPSETIAKKPDVTSTHETEVLVLGSGPGGYTAAFRAADLGKKVVLIERYSTLGGVCLNVGCIPSKALLHTAKVITDAEETAAHGVTFGKPNIDLEKIRNWKSNDVVGKLTQGLGAMAKQRQVSVVQGEGEFTTPYQIKVTKADGEIETVGFEHCIIAAGSQSTKFPGVKDDPRIMDSTGALELKDIPKRLLIVGGGIIGLEMGTVYDALGSRVSVVELSDGLMQGCDRDLVRPLQKRMEQRFEKIMLNTKVNTIEPKADGIHVNFEFEGKLDSQVYDRVLIAIGRRPNGKAIKAELAGVNVTDQGFIPANKQMRTNVSHIFAIGDIVGQPMLAHKATHEGKVAAEVIAGHKVEFQAIAIPYVAYTDPEVAWAGMTETEAKIQNIEIEKASFPWAASGRALAMNRSEGTTKLIFDKETHRLIGAGITGISAGELIAETVLAIEMGADAHDLGLTIHPHPTLSETVCFAAEVKEGTITDLYIKKR; this comes from the coding sequence ATGGCTAATACTTTTCAAATTACGGTACCCGATATCGGTAACTTCGACAGCGTTGAAGTCATCGAAGTAATTGTTAAAATTGGTGACATGATCAAGAAGGAAGATTCACTCATCACAGTTGAATCTGATAAAGCATCTATGGATATTCCTTCCACACACGAAGGTAAAGTAACAAAGATTGACTTAAAAGTAGGTGACAAAGTTAAACAAGGATCCAATATTCTTGTGATTGAATTAAGTGGATCGAGTGACAAACCGCAAAAAGTTGAAAATAAAACAGAAACAAAAGAGACAGCAAAAAAAGAAGCTCCTTCTCGGGCACCTTCAGAAACAATCGCAAAAAAACCAGATGTGACATCTACACATGAAACTGAAGTCCTTGTTTTGGGTTCAGGCCCTGGGGGTTACACAGCTGCATTCCGTGCCGCAGATTTAGGTAAAAAAGTAGTACTGATTGAAAGATACTCAACCTTAGGTGGGGTATGTCTTAATGTCGGCTGCATTCCATCGAAAGCACTTTTACATACAGCTAAAGTGATTACTGATGCAGAAGAAACAGCGGCCCACGGTGTCACTTTTGGTAAGCCCAATATTGATTTAGAAAAAATTCGCAACTGGAAATCCAATGATGTTGTCGGTAAATTGACGCAAGGTTTGGGCGCTATGGCTAAACAAAGACAAGTCAGTGTGGTTCAAGGTGAGGGTGAATTTACAACACCCTATCAAATTAAAGTAACAAAGGCTGATGGTGAAATTGAGACGGTAGGTTTTGAGCACTGCATTATTGCGGCTGGCTCACAGTCCACAAAATTTCCTGGTGTCAAAGATGATCCACGCATTATGGATTCCACTGGTGCCCTGGAACTCAAAGACATACCAAAACGTTTACTCATTGTGGGTGGTGGCATTATTGGTTTAGAGATGGGAACCGTTTACGATGCATTAGGCAGTCGTGTCAGTGTCGTTGAATTATCAGACGGACTCATGCAAGGATGTGATCGTGATTTAGTACGTCCATTACAAAAACGTATGGAGCAACGTTTTGAAAAAATTATGCTCAATACTAAAGTCAATACCATCGAACCTAAAGCAGATGGTATTCATGTCAATTTTGAATTTGAAGGTAAATTAGATTCACAAGTGTATGACCGTGTCCTGATTGCAATTGGTCGACGTCCAAATGGTAAAGCAATTAAGGCAGAACTCGCTGGCGTTAATGTCACTGACCAAGGGTTTATTCCGGCAAATAAACAAATGCGTACTAACGTATCCCACATCTTTGCGATTGGCGATATTGTAGGTCAGCCAATGTTAGCTCACAAAGCAACACACGAAGGTAAAGTCGCAGCTGAAGTGATTGCTGGACACAAAGTTGAATTCCAAGCGATTGCTATTCCGTACGTTGCCTATACGGATCCCGAAGTGGCATGGGCAGGGATGACAGAGACGGAAGCCAAAATACAAAATATTGAAATTGAAAAAGCAAGCTTTCCCTGGGCTGCTAGTGGCCGAGCGCTTGCTATGAATCGCTCAGAAGGTACGACGAAACTTATTTTTGATAAAGAAACCCATCGATTGATTGGTGCAGGCATTACAGGGATTAGTGCAGGTGAGCTTATTGCTGAAACAGTGCTAGCAATCGAAATGGGAGCTGATGCACATGATCTTGGTTTAACGATTCATCCGCATCCTACATTATCTGAAACGGTTTGCTTTGCAGCGGAAGTTAAAGAAGGTACGATCACCGATCTTTATATTAAAAAACGCTAA
- a CDS encoding biotin--[acetyl-CoA-carboxylase] ligase: MQHSLVFKVLDVLSDGKFHSGESIAKTFDISRVSIWNAIKKAEEFGVEIYSVRGRGYKLIQPITLLKKSSIQQVMGEIHHWFNIEIFDVMESTNSYLMEKASADHPHASVAATLIQTKGRGRRGRSWQSALGESLTFSLLWRFNGGAATLSGLSLAVGIALIRSFHRFGVMGALLKWPNDVLIQDGSQYKKLAGILIELQGDMEGQSSAVIGIGINLKLSKKSLSHIDQPAIDLTSVSVEEINPNELLGQILKDLADVLGQFNISKFSSLKEEWMTYHVYQHQTVTLSLGDGRSVTGLAQGVTEDGALMIETPSNGIETFSSGEITLRKA; this comes from the coding sequence ATGCAGCATAGTCTCGTTTTTAAAGTCTTAGATGTGCTCTCCGATGGTAAATTTCATTCGGGAGAATCCATTGCTAAAACTTTCGATATCTCACGTGTTTCGATCTGGAATGCAATTAAAAAAGCGGAAGAGTTCGGTGTGGAGATTTATTCTGTGCGCGGCCGTGGTTATAAATTAATTCAACCCATTACGCTTTTAAAAAAATCTTCTATCCAACAAGTCATGGGCGAAATTCATCACTGGTTTAACATAGAAATTTTTGACGTAATGGAGTCCACCAATAGTTACCTTATGGAAAAAGCTTCAGCAGATCATCCCCATGCCTCTGTAGCAGCCACCCTTATTCAAACGAAAGGTCGCGGCCGTCGCGGCAGAAGTTGGCAATCAGCGCTAGGTGAAAGTTTAACTTTTTCACTTCTATGGCGATTTAATGGTGGGGCTGCGACACTTTCAGGACTGAGTTTAGCGGTTGGCATCGCTCTTATAAGAAGCTTTCATAGATTCGGTGTGATGGGTGCCCTATTGAAATGGCCTAACGATGTATTAATTCAAGATGGGTCTCAATATAAAAAATTAGCCGGTATTCTCATTGAACTTCAAGGCGATATGGAAGGGCAGAGTAGTGCTGTCATTGGTATTGGCATTAATTTAAAACTCTCTAAAAAAAGCTTGAGTCATATTGATCAGCCAGCGATAGATCTCACAAGTGTGAGCGTTGAAGAAATTAACCCTAATGAACTATTAGGACAAATCTTAAAAGATTTAGCGGATGTTTTGGGTCAATTTAATATTTCAAAATTTAGTTCGTTAAAAGAAGAGTGGATGACCTATCATGTGTATCAGCATCAGACAGTCACGTTGTCTTTAGGTGACGGGAGGTCTGTGACAGGTTTAGCCCAGGGTGTCACTGAGGATGGAGCATTGATGATAGAAACGCCATCGAACGGTATTGAAACATTTTCATCTGGTGAAATTACATTAAGAAAAGCATAA
- a CDS encoding glutamine--tRNA ligase/YqeY domain fusion protein → MSDNKTTSQAPSNFIRGVIERDLTNKSYDGKTWAGSPGDASHHAKAPIDTAKIRTRFPPEPNGYLHIGHAKSIFLNFGLAKDYDGICHLRFDDTNPEKENQEYVDSIKNNVSWLGFSWEQNKTSHLYFASHYFDFMYQAAESLIQSGHAYVDKQTPDEIRIHRGSLTEPGKNSPWRDKSTEEHLAWFREMRDGKHPDGSMILRAKIDMASPNINLRDPAIYRIKRAHHHNTGDTWCIYPMYTFAHPIEDALEKITHSICTLEFEDQRPFYDWILDRLIDNSLLSKPQPRQYEFARLNLTYAVLSKRKLIELVEGKHVTGWDDPRLPTLEGARRRGYTPEGFKLFIDRIGVSKADSWIDYATLEESMREVLNVSCERRIAVLDPIELEITNYPDNKEEDCFAPNHPLKPELEKRIVKLSKSLWIEREDFMEEPTKQFFRLYPGNMVRLRYGYVVKCTSFEKDTNGKVTKVICEYLPDTKSGTPGSDSIKVKGNIHWVSNAHSYRGKVRLYDKLFSAEHPGSHDTNYLEQLNPNSCTAIEAELEKSLEAIQPGDQFQFERHGYFIADVKDSKPNQPIFNRTATLKDTSQKI, encoded by the coding sequence ATGTCAGATAACAAAACTACATCTCAAGCACCTTCTAATTTTATTCGCGGTGTGATCGAACGCGACTTAACCAATAAAAGTTATGACGGTAAAACCTGGGCAGGATCACCAGGAGACGCATCTCATCATGCAAAAGCACCTATTGATACAGCAAAAATTCGCACTCGCTTCCCTCCTGAGCCTAATGGCTATCTTCATATCGGCCACGCTAAGAGTATTTTCTTAAACTTTGGATTAGCCAAAGATTACGATGGCATTTGTCATTTGCGTTTTGATGACACCAATCCTGAAAAAGAAAATCAGGAATATGTGGATAGCATTAAAAATAATGTGTCGTGGCTAGGTTTTTCATGGGAACAAAATAAAACATCTCACCTTTATTTTGCGAGCCATTATTTTGACTTCATGTATCAAGCCGCTGAATCTCTCATTCAATCAGGTCATGCCTATGTGGATAAACAAACACCAGATGAGATTCGTATACATCGCGGGTCGCTCACCGAGCCTGGTAAAAATTCTCCATGGCGTGATAAATCAACAGAAGAACATCTCGCATGGTTCCGAGAAATGCGTGATGGCAAACACCCTGATGGATCGATGATATTAAGAGCCAAAATTGATATGGCATCTCCTAATATTAATTTGCGTGATCCTGCCATCTATCGAATTAAACGCGCGCATCATCACAACACAGGAGATACATGGTGTATTTATCCTATGTATACTTTTGCACACCCCATTGAAGATGCCTTAGAAAAAATCACACATTCTATTTGTACTTTAGAATTTGAAGATCAACGTCCTTTTTATGATTGGATTTTAGATCGTCTGATTGACAATAGTTTATTATCTAAACCACAACCACGTCAGTATGAATTTGCAAGACTTAATCTCACATACGCTGTTCTTTCAAAAAGAAAACTCATTGAGTTAGTTGAAGGTAAACATGTAACTGGTTGGGATGATCCAAGATTGCCTACACTTGAAGGTGCTCGTCGACGCGGCTATACACCTGAAGGATTTAAACTTTTTATAGATCGCATTGGAGTATCTAAAGCGGATTCCTGGATTGATTACGCAACACTCGAAGAATCCATGCGAGAAGTTTTGAATGTGTCATGCGAAAGGCGAATCGCAGTGCTTGATCCTATTGAGCTTGAAATTACAAATTATCCAGACAATAAAGAGGAGGATTGCTTTGCACCCAATCATCCACTCAAGCCGGAATTAGAAAAGCGAATAGTTAAACTATCTAAGTCACTTTGGATTGAGCGCGAAGATTTTATGGAAGAACCTACCAAACAATTCTTTAGATTATATCCAGGCAATATGGTGAGATTAAGATACGGCTATGTCGTGAAGTGCACATCTTTTGAAAAAGATACAAACGGTAAAGTTACAAAAGTAATATGTGAATACTTACCTGATACTAAATCAGGCACACCCGGAAGTGATAGCATAAAAGTCAAAGGTAATATTCATTGGGTTTCTAATGCACATAGCTATCGAGGCAAAGTTCGTTTGTACGACAAACTTTTTTCAGCCGAACACCCAGGCAGTCATGATACAAATTATCTAGAACAACTAAATCCAAATTCATGTACAGCCATCGAAGCGGAATTGGAAAAAAGTTTAGAGGCTATTCAACCGGGTGATCAATTTCAATTTGAACGTCATGGTTACTTTATTGCAGACGTAAAAGATTCAAAACCTAATCAACCAATTTTCAATCGCACTGCGACGCTTAAAGACACCTCGCAAAAAATATAA
- the htpG gene encoding molecular chaperone HtpG: MATKENASEKLVFQAEVKQLLHLMIHSLYSNKEIVIRELISNASDAADKLRFEALKDASLYEKDSELKIRLSFDKKARTLTISDNGIGMNRDEVINNIGTIARSGTKEFLNNLTGDEAKDANLIGQFGVGFYSSFIIADLITVITRRAGSKEAIQWESKGEGEYTISAVKKDTRGTDIILHLKKDEDEFLSDWTLKSIIKKYSDHITLPIVMKKSEWQDGEEVPTDEDETVNAASALWARNKNDIKEEEYQEFYKNLSYDHEPPLTYSHNRIEGKQEYISLLYIPTKAPFDLFDRERHHGVKLYVKRIFIMEASEKLMPNYLRFIKGVIDSADLPLNVSREILQDSKEVEAIRAGSTKKVLDLLEDMSEKKPDDYKNFWKEFGVVMKEGHSEDFANREKIAKLFRFNSTHEETDAQVVSLKDYVSRMKDGQEAIYFITADSYEAAKHSPHLEIFKKKGIEVLLLSDRVDEWLLSTFNEFESKKLQSIAKGDLDLGKLEDEKEKEEKKKIEKDAKSLIEKIQKALGEKVKEVKVTHRLTDSPACLVAGEHDLSGNLERLLKAAGQKTPDTKPILEINPSHKLIQKLENTTDSRRFNDFAEVIFDQALISEGGQLKDPVAFVKKINQFLVE, translated from the coding sequence ATGGCAACAAAAGAAAATGCATCTGAAAAATTAGTCTTTCAAGCGGAAGTTAAACAATTGCTCCATCTCATGATTCACTCTTTATATAGTAATAAAGAGATCGTGATTCGTGAACTCATTTCAAATGCAAGTGATGCTGCTGATAAATTACGCTTCGAAGCTCTCAAAGACGCTAGCCTTTATGAAAAAGATTCTGAATTAAAAATTAGATTAAGTTTTGATAAAAAGGCACGCACCTTGACCATCTCAGATAACGGTATTGGTATGAATCGAGATGAGGTCATTAACAATATCGGAACGATTGCAAGATCAGGCACCAAAGAATTCTTAAATAACTTAACTGGTGACGAAGCCAAAGACGCTAATTTAATTGGCCAGTTTGGTGTGGGCTTTTATTCTTCATTCATTATTGCAGATCTCATCACTGTCATTACAAGACGAGCTGGCAGCAAAGAAGCTATTCAGTGGGAATCCAAAGGTGAGGGTGAATACACAATTAGTGCAGTTAAAAAAGATACCCGCGGCACTGACATCATCTTGCATCTTAAAAAAGACGAGGATGAATTCCTAAGTGATTGGACTCTCAAGAGCATCATCAAGAAATATTCAGATCACATCACACTTCCTATCGTCATGAAAAAATCTGAGTGGCAAGATGGGGAAGAAGTACCGACAGATGAAGATGAAACAGTCAATGCAGCTTCAGCATTATGGGCTCGAAATAAAAATGATATCAAGGAAGAAGAGTATCAAGAGTTTTATAAAAATCTTTCTTACGATCATGAGCCGCCTCTTACTTATTCCCATAATCGCATTGAAGGGAAGCAAGAATATATTTCACTCCTTTATATACCTACTAAAGCCCCTTTCGATTTATTTGATCGTGAACGCCATCATGGTGTGAAGCTGTACGTCAAGCGTATCTTCATCATGGAAGCATCAGAAAAACTCATGCCTAATTACTTACGCTTTATTAAGGGTGTAATTGATAGTGCCGACCTTCCTTTAAATGTCTCACGAGAAATTTTACAAGATAGTAAAGAAGTCGAAGCAATTCGTGCAGGCTCCACTAAAAAAGTCCTCGATCTTTTAGAAGATATGAGTGAGAAAAAACCAGATGACTATAAAAATTTCTGGAAAGAATTTGGTGTGGTCATGAAAGAAGGACACAGCGAGGATTTTGCAAATAGAGAAAAAATTGCAAAACTTTTTCGCTTTAATTCAACGCACGAAGAAACAGATGCACAAGTGGTGTCTTTAAAAGATTATGTGAGTCGCATGAAAGACGGACAAGAAGCTATCTACTTCATCACGGCTGACTCCTATGAGGCAGCGAAGCACAGCCCGCACTTAGAAATTTTTAAAAAGAAGGGCATTGAAGTTTTATTGCTGAGTGATCGCGTTGATGAATGGCTGCTTTCGACTTTCAATGAATTTGAAAGTAAGAAATTACAATCCATTGCAAAGGGTGATCTTGACCTAGGAAAGTTAGAAGACGAAAAAGAAAAAGAAGAGAAAAAGAAAATCGAGAAAGATGCAAAATCACTCATTGAAAAAATTCAAAAAGCATTGGGTGAAAAAGTTAAAGAAGTAAAAGTGACGCACCGCTTAACTGATTCACCAGCATGCTTGGTGGCTGGAGAGCATGATTTATCAGGCAATCTAGAGCGCCTACTCAAAGCTGCAGGCCAAAAAACACCAGACACAAAACCGATTTTAGAAATTAATCCATCACATAAACTAATTCAGAAACTTGAAAATACTACTGACAGTCGGCGTTTCAATGATTTTGCAGAAGTGATTTTTGATCAAGCCTTGATTTCTGAGGGCGGCCAGCTCAAAGACCCCGTTGCTTTTGTCAAGAAGATTAATCAATTCTTAGTCGAATAG
- the recO gene encoding DNA repair protein RecO — translation MATPNHRQENQRVYILHTYPFKETSLIAEVFTEKFGRIPVVAKGARRPRSSIRGMLQSFQVLLANWSGKSELKSLNGLEWCERLTILEGDALMCGFYINELMMRLLQRDEPHIDLFHFYHETILALSEGRELTITLRRFELKLLQALGYAVTLDHDEDSNPIIPDKIYRYEAEYGACDLMKTDHGIKVLGKTLLDMASDQYISKETQQQSKQLMRYLLGFYLGDKPLHSKQLFVDLQG, via the coding sequence ATGGCGACTCCCAATCATCGTCAAGAAAATCAGCGTGTGTATATTTTGCACACTTACCCTTTCAAAGAGACAAGTTTAATCGCAGAAGTTTTCACTGAAAAATTTGGCCGTATTCCAGTGGTGGCTAAGGGAGCCCGGCGTCCAAGATCATCTATTCGTGGCATGCTTCAATCTTTTCAGGTTTTACTTGCGAATTGGTCAGGCAAGTCGGAACTTAAAAGTTTAAATGGATTAGAGTGGTGTGAGAGGCTCACTATTTTAGAGGGTGACGCATTAATGTGCGGATTTTATATTAACGAGTTGATGATGCGTTTATTGCAAAGAGACGAGCCTCACATCGACCTCTTTCATTTTTATCATGAAACTATCTTAGCTTTAAGTGAAGGCCGTGAGCTCACTATTACATTACGGCGATTTGAACTCAAGCTTTTACAAGCCTTAGGCTATGCAGTCACTTTAGATCATGATGAAGATTCAAATCCAATTATCCCTGATAAAATATATCGTTATGAGGCTGAATATGGGGCGTGTGATTTAATGAAAACCGATCACGGCATTAAAGTCTTAGGCAAGACCTTACTTGATATGGCAAGTGACCAATATATAAGCAAAGAAACACAACAACAAAGTAAGCAATTGATGCGTTATTTATTAGGTTTTTATTTAGGCGATAAACCACTACATTCGAAACAACTCTTTGTCGATTTACAAGGATAA
- a CDS encoding tRNA threonylcarbamoyladenosine dehydratase, with amino-acid sequence MEDIDFNRRFSGVERLYGKKALDLFQKAHVCVIGIGGVGSWAAEALARNAIGQLTLIDLDHIAESNINRQIHALSHTLGKSKVLAMKERIQEINPLCHVHIVDDFISNENVAALIKKNFDVVIDAIDQAGIKTSLALHALNEKIPLVMTGGAGGRIDPSFIKIADLSLTHGDRLTAKIRHDVKKALQLKESQKVGIDVIFTDEVMKKPEEACEVDEALTGLHCGGYGSSVMVTATFGFMAASVALRKLL; translated from the coding sequence ATGGAAGACATCGATTTTAATCGGCGCTTTAGTGGGGTCGAACGGCTTTATGGAAAAAAAGCTTTAGATCTTTTTCAGAAAGCACATGTTTGTGTCATTGGTATTGGCGGTGTTGGATCATGGGCTGCTGAAGCATTAGCGCGGAATGCGATTGGCCAACTCACCCTCATTGATTTGGATCATATTGCCGAATCGAATATCAATCGACAAATTCACGCGCTAAGTCATACGCTTGGAAAATCGAAGGTGCTAGCTATGAAAGAAAGAATTCAAGAAATTAATCCCCTGTGTCATGTCCATATTGTGGATGACTTTATTTCGAATGAAAATGTAGCAGCACTCATTAAGAAGAATTTTGATGTCGTGATCGATGCAATTGATCAGGCAGGTATTAAAACAAGTTTAGCACTTCATGCTTTAAATGAAAAAATCCCACTGGTCATGACGGGCGGTGCGGGCGGCCGGATTGATCCCTCATTTATAAAGATAGCTGATTTAAGTTTAACGCATGGCGATAGGCTCACAGCCAAAATTCGGCATGACGTTAAAAAAGCACTGCAATTAAAAGAGTCGCAAAAAGTAGGCATTGACGTTATTTTCACGGATGAAGTCATGAAAAAACCTGAGGAAGCATGTGAAGTTGATGAGGCGCTCACAGGTCTTCATTGTGGTGGGTATGGGTCTAGTGTGATGGTGACAGCTACTTTCGGTTTTATGGCAGCATCAGTCGCTTTAAGGAAATTACTCTAA
- a CDS encoding type III pantothenate kinase has protein sequence MFLLIDIGNTKTKWMLRDDKSIYKQDTFFTEDIDQDHFEFGEKIKKILISNVAGFEKEAILKIKLKKFSCPIEFIKPHKTYKDLLNNYQDATRLGSDRWLSALSVSHDIKKAAVIASVGTAVTIDYMSYDQKNNRHTFEGGVILPGLHLTKNTLFNDTADLKNGEGIFQMPPIDTANAIESGFILSVLGNIKSFFELASNQSKDVVIILSGGDTEIIQQHMEEGFRKYVSIKKDLVLEGLFVLAKS, from the coding sequence ATGTTCCTACTCATTGATATAGGTAATACCAAAACAAAATGGATGCTCCGTGATGATAAGAGCATTTATAAACAAGACACTTTTTTTACAGAGGATATTGATCAAGATCATTTTGAATTTGGTGAGAAGATCAAAAAAATACTCATTTCAAACGTCGCAGGTTTTGAGAAAGAAGCCATTTTAAAAATTAAACTTAAAAAGTTTTCTTGTCCGATTGAGTTTATTAAGCCACATAAAACTTACAAGGATCTTTTAAATAATTATCAGGACGCTACAAGGTTAGGTTCAGATAGGTGGCTATCAGCATTGAGCGTATCGCATGATATAAAGAAGGCTGCAGTGATTGCTTCAGTGGGCACTGCTGTGACGATTGATTATATGAGTTATGATCAAAAAAATAATCGGCACACATTCGAAGGCGGTGTTATTTTGCCAGGACTTCATCTCACAAAAAATACTTTGTTCAATGACACTGCAGATTTAAAAAATGGCGAGGGTATATTTCAAATGCCACCTATTGATACAGCCAATGCGATTGAGTCTGGATTTATTTTGAGTGTTCTTGGAAATATCAAATCTTTTTTTGAGCTTGCATCGAATCAATCAAAAGATGTCGTGATTATTTTAAGTGGGGGTGATACTGAAATTATTCAACAGCATATGGAAGAAGGTTTCAGAAAATATGTTTCAATCAAAAAAGATTTAGTACTAGAAGGACTTTTTGTATTAGCGAAAAGTTAA